A window of Pan paniscus chromosome 16, NHGRI_mPanPan1-v2.0_pri, whole genome shotgun sequence genomic DNA:
AATATTATCAAATACAAGAATGAATATAGTTAAGTGAACGTAGTACAAAGTGACATGTGGTTGGTGCCAGAGGCCAGGAAGTTCTTGTGAGAATAGGTGCAGAGAAGAGCTAGGCCCTGGCTGAGTTTAAACCTTGACTTAGTCACTGTGGGACTCTGGGTGAGTTACTCCATGGATTGATGGCTGGGTCATGGAGATAATAGTACCTAATTCATACAGGTACTGTGAGAAGTAAGTGGAATATTTCACGTAAGTGTTTAACACTGCGTTTAAATGctaggtgctattattattaatttttaaattaactttgcCATGTTTTGTGTCTTCCCCTCTCTGTGCTTCCTTTCTTTAGTATGAGCCGCACAGCCTACACGGTGGGAGCCCTGCTTCTCCTCTTGGGGACCCTGCTGCCGGCTgctgaagggaaaaagaaagggtCCCAAGGTGCCATCCCCCCGCCAGACAAGGCCCAGCACAATGACTCAGAGCAGACTCAGTCGCCCCAGCAGCCTGGCTCCAGGAACCGGGGGCGGGGCCAAGGGCGGGGCACTGCCATGCCCGGGGAGGAGGTGCTCGAGTCCAGCCAAGAGGCCCTGCATGTGACGGAGCGCAAATACCTGAAGCGAGACTGGTGCAAAACCCAGCCGCTTAAGCAGACCATCCACGAGGAAGGCTGCAACAGTCGCACCATCATCAACCGCTTCTGTTACGGCCAGTGCAACTCTTTCTACATCCCCAGGCACATCCGGAAGGAGGAAGGTTCCTTTCAGTCCTGCTCCTTCTGCAAGCCCAAGAAATTCACTACCATGATGGTCACACTCAACTGCCCTGAACTACAGCCACCTACCAAGAAGAAGAGAGTCACACGTGTGAAGCAGTGTCGTTGCATATCCATCGATTTGGATTAAGCCAAATCCAGATGCACCCAGCATGTCCTAGGAATGCAGCCCCAGGAAGTCCCAGACCTAAAACAACCAGATTCTTACTTGGCTTAAACCTAGAGGCCAGAAGAACCCCCAGCTGCCTCCTGGCAGGAGCCTG
This region includes:
- the GREM1 gene encoding gremlin-1 — encoded protein: MPGTRCAFRGPGDPVHGRRVTLGPADPAPSPGGSGRGRTQRHASKAQAPRTRRTDSMSRTAYTVGALLLLLGTLLPAAEGKKKGSQGAIPPPDKAQHNDSEQTQSPQQPGSRNRGRGQGRGTAMPGEEVLESSQEALHVTERKYLKRDWCKTQPLKQTIHEEGCNSRTIINRFCYGQCNSFYIPRHIRKEEGSFQSCSFCKPKKFTTMMVTLNCPELQPPTKKKRVTRVKQCRCISIDLD